The DNA segment GTGCGGGTGTGACGGCGATCATTGCGCTGGCGATGCTGCTGCTGGCGGTGCACCTGGGGACGTGGGAGTTCAGTGAGACAGGTGATCCGGTGCGAATGATCGTGTGCCTGGCGATACTCGGAGGAATACTCGGATTTTTGCCGTTCAATCGACACCCGGCAAAGATATTCATGGGCGATGCAGGTAGCATGCTGCTGGGCTTCGTGGTAGCGGCATTGATGATAATGTTCGCAGAGAGCACGGCCCGCTGGTGGCTGGCGTCGATCGTCGTGTTCGGTCTGCCGATACTGGATACGGCAACAGCTCTGGTGAGGCGGTATTTGAACGATCGACCTTTGATGGTTTCGGACCGCGGACATTTATACGATCAGCTCATGGACCGGGGGCTGGGGCTCCAGAAGACCGTGACGCTGTCGTATGTGCTGGCCGCGGTCTACGCGGTGATCGGGCTGATTATGAGCCAGATACGCACGCGGTATGCGCTGGCCGTTTATGTGCTGGTTTTCGCGGTGAGCGGATATGTCGTGTGGAAAAAGGGCTTCTTAAAGATGGAGGGACTGCGCGGCGCTGTTAGGAAGGAGTGAGGGGGGGGAAAAGAGAAAAAAGGCGAGTATCGCAGTTTGCAAGTCTGCTGCCAGGCCGATTAGTTTTCAGTCAGGTCGGCGACGTAGATGTTGCTTTTTGTGCCGTGGCTGTCGACCGAGGTAGCGTATTCGAAGCCGCACGTTTGGTAGAGTTTATTGGCAGGCTTGTTGTGGTCAGCAACGAGAACCTTCACCTTTTCGATCTGACGCTGCCGGCACTGCGAGAGGCCTTCTTCGATGAGTTTGCGGGCAAGACCTTTGCCGCGGGCCTGGGGTGAGACCACGACCGAGAGCAGTTCCGCTGAAGGGAGATCGCGTGTTTCAGCTTTGGCTGGATAGAACAATGTCTCAAAGATTTTTTTAAGGCGTGAAGGGGAAAGCATTTTGCCTGCCAGAAGGACTGCGAATTTAAGTCCGTGCTTGCGTAGCAGGATTTTATAGAGAGCCTTGACGTCCGTAGTGAAGGTGACGAAACCTAGCACAGTGTCGTCCTCAACCGCTACGATACCGAAACTGGCAGGACTCTGCGCGATAGCTTCGTAAAGGGCAGTAACAAAACGCGGACCAAGCGAACTGATAAAGCCTGTGCTTATACCCTGTATATGCAGATCTGCAACCTGTGAGGCATGTGTGGTAGCAATCGATTGCATATTCATGTAATTATCGCATTTCATTTAAGAGGTGGTCGTAAAACTTTAAATGCACCTTTACGAGTTGAATTGAATCAAATTTTTCATGTGTCCTTCTAAATCCATTTTGCCCTAAGCGATTGCGTTCATCTGAATTTTCTAAAAGATCTCTTAAGGCCTCAGTCAATTCAGTGAGACTTTCAGGTTCTACAAGTCTGCCAGTTACGTCTTCATCAACAGCATCCACGCAGCCAGTAACTCTTGTTGCTACAACCGGCAGCTTCATAGCTGCAGCTTCGATAAGAACCAAACCAAAACCTTCCCTTTTTGTAGGTAGAGCCAACATATCCATCGCTGCATAATATGGAACTATATCTTTTATAAATCCATTTGAGCAAGTAATATTGCCATTATCATCAATCTTCTTTGCTGTTCTTGGATCTAAAGAATCTCTGACTGTTTCAAAGTCACCAACAAGCATCAACCAGATATCATCAAAGTCCTTTTGTAAGACCTCAAACGCCCTGACTAGATGAGAAACACCTTTATCATTAACAATTCGCCCTACAAAGCCGATCACAAACGCTGAAGTAGGAATTCCCAGCTTTTTGCGAACTTCCGGCCCCCGAGCACTGTCTGGCTTAAACCTAGACAGATCTATGCCACATGCACTACCATGATTCAAAACGGTGATCTTATCCTTATTACATAGTTTTTCTTCGATCATCCGTTTTTTTAAGCTCGGGCTTACCGCAAGAACTTTAGTTGCAAGCTTACATGATAACCATTCAACGGCCCACAACAGCTTTCGCTTTAAACCGGTGGCGGTATCCATGGGAAGTCCATGCACTGTGTAAATCCGTTTCTTGCATCCCGCAAAAAAAGCTGATAGCATTCCAAGCAACCCACCCTTTGGGGTATGCGCATGCATCATGTCTGGTTTTTCCAGGAAAAGAAACTTACTTAGCTTTAAAAATGATTTTAAGTCACCAAGAACATCAATGCGACGTTTTATTTCTACCGCCTTGGTGGAACAACCACACTCATTCGAAAGCCAGCCTAATTCTTCACCCTCAGAAGCTATTACCGTGACCTTAGTCCCATCTGAGACCATATCAGCGACCAATTGTCTATAAAAGCTCCATATTGTGACCGGCACAGAAGCAAGGATGCATATATGTTTCTGAGGCTTGGTTCTCTTTACATTTGTCATTTGGGGGCAACTCTGTCGAAAATCAGCTCTGCAAATTTAGTTGGATCTTCACTTTGCACCAGCAAGCATTCTGCATTCTCAACCAATTTAGAGAGTACTTCTCTCTCCTTTTTTTCACATTCCATCAGATCAATATTATCATTGAAGTATGAGTATGCTATGAGCATAGGACTTTTCATATAACAGAATTCATAGCGATTTAAATTGAACAACATATTTTCAGCTTCTTCGTTATCAAGGACTTTGATACCACCCGGGCGACGAGCCAAAAGAGCTAAGTGTGTTAGCTTATTGTCATGCCTTATTCGTTCGGTACTGATATAGTGATCGATATTCCTGTGGTCCCCAGGAACGGGCAATAATTCGACGGGCGGGAAAATTTTGACCATTTTCATTCGAAAACGCAAAAGACGACTCATACTAAGTTCATCATAGTATCTAAACGTGGAAGTCCACGGACATCCATAGAAGGTTTGATCATCTACAATGCCCAGGTCTTCTGCCATATAATCCGCTTTTGAATCAAACACTGCCTTCATTGTGGTCAATGTTTTGCCCGTATCGCCAGGTGCGACAACAGCAACAGAAGAATTATTTATTGCAAACCCAGAACAATGTAATGGGCAAAAACCTTTCTGCAGCAGTAAAACAGAAACTAAATCAGTAAGAATATATCCAGGCGAATGCAAATTATTAAAACGAAATTTGATATATTTAATAAATGGCTTGTTTACTTTGATTTCAGGTTTCCCGCTTTTAATCCCTGAAACATGCATTCGCAACTTTGAGCCAGCAAG comes from the Anaerohalosphaera lusitana genome and includes:
- a CDS encoding glycosyltransferase family 4 protein, with amino-acid sequence MFLDNAIGDDRPLSWAVRFWPVLVCALVAGLAATWLCKKVAIRFNIVDRPDETVKTHKEPVAYLGGIGMMVGFVVGVIGGIWLIQGEECFRTCLRWLLGVLAGGAIACFTGVVDDLFDITPKKKLFGQLIASLGLVAAGILPAWESLVSPLGLDFPHWFEVAVAVPIVIVFVLGATNSLNLLDGLDGLCAGVTAIIALAMLLLAVHLGTWEFSETGDPVRMIVCLAILGGILGFLPFNRHPAKIFMGDAGSMLLGFVVAALMIMFAESTARWWLASIVVFGLPILDTATALVRRYLNDRPLMVSDRGHLYDQLMDRGLGLQKTVTLSYVLAAVYAVIGLIMSQIRTRYALAVYVLVFAVSGYVVWKKGFLKMEGLRGAVRKE
- a CDS encoding GNAT family N-acetyltransferase; translation: MNMQSIATTHASQVADLHIQGISTGFISSLGPRFVTALYEAIAQSPASFGIVAVEDDTVLGFVTFTTDVKALYKILLRKHGLKFAVLLAGKMLSPSRLKKIFETLFYPAKAETRDLPSAELLSVVVSPQARGKGLARKLIEEGLSQCRQRQIEKVKVLVADHNKPANKLYQTCGFEYATSVDSHGTKSNIYVADLTEN
- a CDS encoding glycosyltransferase family 4 protein, which encodes MTNVKRTKPQKHICILASVPVTIWSFYRQLVADMVSDGTKVTVIASEGEELGWLSNECGCSTKAVEIKRRIDVLGDLKSFLKLSKFLFLEKPDMMHAHTPKGGLLGMLSAFFAGCKKRIYTVHGLPMDTATGLKRKLLWAVEWLSCKLATKVLAVSPSLKKRMIEEKLCNKDKITVLNHGSACGIDLSRFKPDSARGPEVRKKLGIPTSAFVIGFVGRIVNDKGVSHLVRAFEVLQKDFDDIWLMLVGDFETVRDSLDPRTAKKIDDNGNITCSNGFIKDIVPYYAAMDMLALPTKREGFGLVLIEAAAMKLPVVATRVTGCVDAVDEDVTGRLVEPESLTELTEALRDLLENSDERNRLGQNGFRRTHEKFDSIQLVKVHLKFYDHLLNEMR